Proteins from one Antennarius striatus isolate MH-2024 chromosome 12, ASM4005453v1, whole genome shotgun sequence genomic window:
- the zic2a gene encoding zinc finger protein ZIC 2a isoform X1, with translation MLLDAGHQFPGLGVGSFSRHHPAGDMQDRDLGLAQNSFVDSAHMGAFKLNHDLSPGQSSAFSSQAPGYPAAALGAHAAHVTSYAGSPFNSTRDFLFRSRGFGESSPAGGQHTLFGPAGGSLHHSHSDTQGHILFPGIHDQHGSHGSPNVLNGQMRLGLPGEVFGRSDQYHQVSSPRTDPYAAAQLHNQYGSMNMNMGMNMAHHPGAFFRYMRQQCIKQELICKWIDPEQLSPPKKSCNKTFSTMHELVTHVSVEHVGGPEQTNHICFWEDCGRESKPFKAKYKLVNHIRVHTGEKPFPCPFPGCGKVFARSENLKIHKRTHTGEKPFQCEFEGCDRRFANSSDRKKHMHVHTSDKPYLCKMCDKSYTHPSSLRKHMKVHESAPSASDSSPAASSGYESSTPPGLVSPTTETQSNTTLSPASAVHHPPSHSGLSSNFSEWYV, from the exons ATGTTACTGGACGCTGGGCACCAGTTCCCCGGACTGGGGGTGGGCTCCTTCTCCCGGCACCACCCGGCCGGGGACATGCAGGACCGGGACCTGGGTCTGGCCCAGAACAGCTTTGTGGACTCTGCGCACATGGGCGCGTTCAAGCTGAACCACGACCTCTCCCCGGGACAGAGCTCCGCCTTCAGCTCCCAGGCCCCCGGGTACCCCGCGGCGGCGCTGGGGGCTCACGCCGCCCACGTCACCTCCTACGCGGGCTCCCCCTTCAACTCCACCCGGGACTTTCTGTTTCGCAGCCGCGGCTTCGGGGAGTCCTCCCCGGCGGGCGGCCAGCACACGCTCTTTGGCCCCGCGGGGGGGTCCCTCCATCACTCCCACTCAGACACTCAGGGCCACATCCTCTTCCCGGGGATCCACGACCAGCACGGCTCCCACGGATCCCCCAACGTGCTGAACGGGCAGATGCGGCTCGGACTACCGGGGGAGGTGTTCGGCCGGTCCGACCAGTACCACCAGGTGTCCAGCCCCCGGACCGACCCGTACGCGGCGGCGCAGCTGCACAACCAGTACGGCtccatgaacatgaacatgGGCATGAACATGGCCCACCACCCCGGAGCCTTCTTCCGGTACATGCGGCAGCAGTGCATCAAGCAGGAGCTCATCTGCAAGTGGATCGACCCCGAGCAGCTCAGCCCCCCCAAGAAGAGCTGCAACAAGACCTTCAGCACCATGCACGAACTGGTGACGCACGTCTCGGTGGAGCACGTCGGGGGTCCGGAGCAGACCAACCACATCTGCTTCTGGGAGGACTGCGGCCGAGAGAGCAAACCCTTCAAGGCCAAGTACAAGCTGGTCAACCACATCCGGGTCCACACCGGGGAGAAGCCGTTCCCCTGCCCGTTCCCGGGCTGCGGGAAGGTGTTCGCCCGCTCCGAGAACCTGAAGATccacaagaggacacacacag gagAGAAGCCGTTCCAGTGTGAGTTTGAGGGCTGCGACCGGAGGTTCGCGAACAGCAGCGACCGGAAGAAACACATGCACGTTCACACGTCAGACAAACCCTACCTGTGTAAGATGTGTGACAAGTCCTACACACACCCCAGCTCCCTGCGCAAACACATgaag GTCCACGAATCCGCGCCCTCCGCGTCGGACTCCTCACCGGCAGCCAGCTCCGGTTATGAGTCGTCCACCCCCCCGGGCCTGGTGTCCCCCACCACCGAGACTCAGAGCAACACCACCCTGTCCCCGGCCTCAGCCGTGCACCACCCCCCCAGCCACAGCGGCCTGTCCT
- the zic2a gene encoding zinc finger protein ZIC 2a isoform X2, with protein MLLDAGHQFPGLGVGSFSRHHPAGDMQDRDLGLAQNSFVDSAHMGAFKLNHDLSPGQSSAFSSQAPGYPAAALGAHAAHVTSYAGSPFNSTRDFLFRSRGFGESSPAGGQHTLFGPAGGSLHHSHSDTQGHILFPGIHDQHGSHGSPNVLNGQMRLGLPGEVFGRSDQYHQVSSPRTDPYAAAQLHNQYGSMNMNMGMNMAHHPGAFFRYMRQQCIKQELICKWIDPEQLSPPKKSCNKTFSTMHELVTHVSVEHVGGPEQTNHICFWEDCGRESKPFKAKYKLVNHIRVHTGEKPFPCPFPGCGKVFARSENLKIHKRTHTGEKPFQCEFEGCDRRFANSSDRKKHMHVHTSDKPYLCKMCDKSYTHPSSLRKHMKVHESAPSASDSSPAASSGYESSTPPGLVSPTTETQSNTTLSPASAVHHPPSHSGLSSNFSE; from the exons ATGTTACTGGACGCTGGGCACCAGTTCCCCGGACTGGGGGTGGGCTCCTTCTCCCGGCACCACCCGGCCGGGGACATGCAGGACCGGGACCTGGGTCTGGCCCAGAACAGCTTTGTGGACTCTGCGCACATGGGCGCGTTCAAGCTGAACCACGACCTCTCCCCGGGACAGAGCTCCGCCTTCAGCTCCCAGGCCCCCGGGTACCCCGCGGCGGCGCTGGGGGCTCACGCCGCCCACGTCACCTCCTACGCGGGCTCCCCCTTCAACTCCACCCGGGACTTTCTGTTTCGCAGCCGCGGCTTCGGGGAGTCCTCCCCGGCGGGCGGCCAGCACACGCTCTTTGGCCCCGCGGGGGGGTCCCTCCATCACTCCCACTCAGACACTCAGGGCCACATCCTCTTCCCGGGGATCCACGACCAGCACGGCTCCCACGGATCCCCCAACGTGCTGAACGGGCAGATGCGGCTCGGACTACCGGGGGAGGTGTTCGGCCGGTCCGACCAGTACCACCAGGTGTCCAGCCCCCGGACCGACCCGTACGCGGCGGCGCAGCTGCACAACCAGTACGGCtccatgaacatgaacatgGGCATGAACATGGCCCACCACCCCGGAGCCTTCTTCCGGTACATGCGGCAGCAGTGCATCAAGCAGGAGCTCATCTGCAAGTGGATCGACCCCGAGCAGCTCAGCCCCCCCAAGAAGAGCTGCAACAAGACCTTCAGCACCATGCACGAACTGGTGACGCACGTCTCGGTGGAGCACGTCGGGGGTCCGGAGCAGACCAACCACATCTGCTTCTGGGAGGACTGCGGCCGAGAGAGCAAACCCTTCAAGGCCAAGTACAAGCTGGTCAACCACATCCGGGTCCACACCGGGGAGAAGCCGTTCCCCTGCCCGTTCCCGGGCTGCGGGAAGGTGTTCGCCCGCTCCGAGAACCTGAAGATccacaagaggacacacacag gagAGAAGCCGTTCCAGTGTGAGTTTGAGGGCTGCGACCGGAGGTTCGCGAACAGCAGCGACCGGAAGAAACACATGCACGTTCACACGTCAGACAAACCCTACCTGTGTAAGATGTGTGACAAGTCCTACACACACCCCAGCTCCCTGCGCAAACACATgaag GTCCACGAATCCGCGCCCTCCGCGTCGGACTCCTCACCGGCAGCCAGCTCCGGTTATGAGTCGTCCACCCCCCCGGGCCTGGTGTCCCCCACCACCGAGACTCAGAGCAACACCACCCTGTCCCCGGCCTCAGCCGTGCACCACCCCCCCAGCCACAGCGGCCTGTCCT